From Brassica oleracea var. oleracea cultivar TO1000 chromosome C3, BOL, whole genome shotgun sequence, a single genomic window includes:
- the LOC106334576 gene encoding uncharacterized protein LOC106334576 isoform X1 — MSGLCFDQLDNNISEVFHGNDDGIVPNSANEASSRKKQRHEDKGSEKPHLKSNTFIKKKGDMLGRNPWPENNCAVSPVSLDAGSDKDVQDMTLEDAKISDHGYNGGHANEAENFCSADPMLCDGSTATHDGVYNNYSVDNIPDAENNLSFLNSGDKESNDLFYGWGDIGNFEDVDNMLRSCDSTFGLESINNEDNLCWFSSAQPNEDTQIAMTDDIKPDTMLGNQRTPLLQVEDFLNNSESNHGVEDEYGYTAVGGSAQGNSSENVYDTSMQKKDILMLDEEANLEKKQTGHLHNLDGYSDNSFTLQHSGISIEKMDTDQYYPPSAFQQPGVPYSHFNFEQPSNQVSACESNSGIKSENTPNPSSASNESYTSNQGQSVESLQGPTVDDDRCRKGFEKRVSLQPGQDLPPFTASTRKSSKTNPMVFPDAAPIQKIGLEGDHRKAAAKVERSNRQESPCVSSVVDDISLEATSFRQLQQVIEQLDVRTKLCIRDSLYRLAKSAEQRHHCMDPNGGNRQVKGVGSHLETGETDKYVGFLDIETDTNPIDRSIAHLLFHRPSDSSLSSDQDVLSYKSRPMIPQPDSSPSLRIEKEEETQELRIEAVASDNK; from the exons CTAGACAATAATATATCAGAAGTATTTCATGGTAACGATGATGGTATAGTGCCAAACTCGGCGAATGAGGCCAGTAGCAGGAAGAAACAAAGACATGAAGATAAGGGTAGCGAAAAACCCCACTTAAAGAGTAATACTTTTATCAAGAAGAAGGGCGATATGTTAGGAAGAAACCCTTGGCCTGAGAACAATTGTGCTGTCTCTCCGGTTTCTCTCGACGCGGGATCAGACAAAGATGTTCAGGATATGACACTAGAGGATGCAAAGATCTCAGATCATGGTTACAACGGTGGCCACGCCAACGAGGCTGAGAATTTCTGCTCTGCGGATCCCATGTTGTGTGACGGTTCCACTGCAACACATGATGGCGTGTATAATAATTATTCCGTCGACAACATTCCAGATGCTGAAAATAATCTCAGTTTTTTGAATAGTGGAGATAAAGAAAGCAATGATCTCTTCTATGGCTGGGGTGACATTGGAAATTTTGAAGATGTGGACAATATGCTTAG GAGCTGTGATTCAACTTTCGGGTTGGAGAGTATTAATAATGAAGATAACCTGTGCTGGTTCTCTTCTGCTCAGCCAAATGAGGATACGCAAATCGCGATGACAGATGATATAAAACCAGACACAATGTTGGGGAACCAAAGAACCCCATTGTTGCAGGTTGAAGACTTTCTGAACAATAGTGAATCCAACCATGGTGTTGAAGATGAATATGGGTATACTGCTGTCGGCGGCTCAGCTCAAGGAAACTCTTCAGAAAATGTATATGATACAAGTATGCAGAAGAAGGATATATTGATGCTGGATGAAGAG GCTAATCTTGAAAAGAAGCAGACTGGTCATCTTCATAATCTTGATGGGTACTCGGATAACAGTTTTACTTTACAGCACAGCGGTATTTCCATTGAAAAAATGGACACAGATCAGTATTATCCTCCCTCTGCATTCCAACAACCAGGTGTTCCATACTCGCATTTCAATTTTGAGCAGCCTTCAAATCAAGTATCAGCATGTGAGAGTAATTCTGGTATCAAATCTGAGAACACACCCAATCCTTCCTCTGCTTCAAATGAGTCATACACATCAAATCAGGGACAATCTGTCGAGAGTTTACAAGGTCCAACTGTTGATGATGATCGGTGTAGGAAGGGATTTGAGAAGAGGGTTAGTTTGCAGCCCGGGCAAGATTTGCCTCCTTTTACTGCAAGTACCAGGAAGAGTAGTAAGACAAACCCCATGGTGTTTCCTGATGCTGCTCCTATCCAAAAGATCGGGCTTGAGGGTGACCACAGAAAGGCTGCAGCTAAAGTGGAAAGATCAAACAGGCAGGAAAGTCCCTGTGTTAGCTCCGTAGTTGATGACATTTCACTGGAAGCAACAAGTTTTCGCCAGCTTCAACAAGTTATAGAACAG TTGGATGTTAGGACGAAGCTTTGCATAAGGGACAGCTTATACCGATTGGCCAAAAGCGCCGAGCAGAGACATCATTGTATGGATCCAAATGGTGGAAACAGACAGGTGAAAGGTGTTGGCTCGCATCTCGAGACTGGTGAAACAGACAA GTACGTGGGATTCTTGGATATAGAAACTGACACAAACCCGATAGACCGATCCATAGCTCATTTGCTGTTTCACAGACCCTCAGACTCGTCTCTTTCATCAGATCAAGATGTTCTCTCTTATAAATCCCGTCCAATG ATTCCTCAGCCCGACAGTAGTCCGAGCCTGAGGATAGAGAAAGAAGAGGAAACTCAAGAACTTAGAATCGAAGCTGTGGCAAGTGACAACAAGTAG
- the LOC106334576 gene encoding uncharacterized protein LOC106334576 isoform X2, with protein MLGRNPWPENNCAVSPVSLDAGSDKDVQDMTLEDAKISDHGYNGGHANEAENFCSADPMLCDGSTATHDGVYNNYSVDNIPDAENNLSFLNSGDKESNDLFYGWGDIGNFEDVDNMLRSCDSTFGLESINNEDNLCWFSSAQPNEDTQIAMTDDIKPDTMLGNQRTPLLQVEDFLNNSESNHGVEDEYGYTAVGGSAQGNSSENVYDTSMQKKDILMLDEEANLEKKQTGHLHNLDGYSDNSFTLQHSGISIEKMDTDQYYPPSAFQQPGVPYSHFNFEQPSNQVSACESNSGIKSENTPNPSSASNESYTSNQGQSVESLQGPTVDDDRCRKGFEKRVSLQPGQDLPPFTASTRKSSKTNPMVFPDAAPIQKIGLEGDHRKAAAKVERSNRQESPCVSSVVDDISLEATSFRQLQQVIEQLDVRTKLCIRDSLYRLAKSAEQRHHCMDPNGGNRQVKGVGSHLETGETDKYVGFLDIETDTNPIDRSIAHLLFHRPSDSSLSSDQDVLSYKSRPMIPQPDSSPSLRIEKEEETQELRIEAVASDNK; from the exons ATGTTAGGAAGAAACCCTTGGCCTGAGAACAATTGTGCTGTCTCTCCGGTTTCTCTCGACGCGGGATCAGACAAAGATGTTCAGGATATGACACTAGAGGATGCAAAGATCTCAGATCATGGTTACAACGGTGGCCACGCCAACGAGGCTGAGAATTTCTGCTCTGCGGATCCCATGTTGTGTGACGGTTCCACTGCAACACATGATGGCGTGTATAATAATTATTCCGTCGACAACATTCCAGATGCTGAAAATAATCTCAGTTTTTTGAATAGTGGAGATAAAGAAAGCAATGATCTCTTCTATGGCTGGGGTGACATTGGAAATTTTGAAGATGTGGACAATATGCTTAG GAGCTGTGATTCAACTTTCGGGTTGGAGAGTATTAATAATGAAGATAACCTGTGCTGGTTCTCTTCTGCTCAGCCAAATGAGGATACGCAAATCGCGATGACAGATGATATAAAACCAGACACAATGTTGGGGAACCAAAGAACCCCATTGTTGCAGGTTGAAGACTTTCTGAACAATAGTGAATCCAACCATGGTGTTGAAGATGAATATGGGTATACTGCTGTCGGCGGCTCAGCTCAAGGAAACTCTTCAGAAAATGTATATGATACAAGTATGCAGAAGAAGGATATATTGATGCTGGATGAAGAG GCTAATCTTGAAAAGAAGCAGACTGGTCATCTTCATAATCTTGATGGGTACTCGGATAACAGTTTTACTTTACAGCACAGCGGTATTTCCATTGAAAAAATGGACACAGATCAGTATTATCCTCCCTCTGCATTCCAACAACCAGGTGTTCCATACTCGCATTTCAATTTTGAGCAGCCTTCAAATCAAGTATCAGCATGTGAGAGTAATTCTGGTATCAAATCTGAGAACACACCCAATCCTTCCTCTGCTTCAAATGAGTCATACACATCAAATCAGGGACAATCTGTCGAGAGTTTACAAGGTCCAACTGTTGATGATGATCGGTGTAGGAAGGGATTTGAGAAGAGGGTTAGTTTGCAGCCCGGGCAAGATTTGCCTCCTTTTACTGCAAGTACCAGGAAGAGTAGTAAGACAAACCCCATGGTGTTTCCTGATGCTGCTCCTATCCAAAAGATCGGGCTTGAGGGTGACCACAGAAAGGCTGCAGCTAAAGTGGAAAGATCAAACAGGCAGGAAAGTCCCTGTGTTAGCTCCGTAGTTGATGACATTTCACTGGAAGCAACAAGTTTTCGCCAGCTTCAACAAGTTATAGAACAG TTGGATGTTAGGACGAAGCTTTGCATAAGGGACAGCTTATACCGATTGGCCAAAAGCGCCGAGCAGAGACATCATTGTATGGATCCAAATGGTGGAAACAGACAGGTGAAAGGTGTTGGCTCGCATCTCGAGACTGGTGAAACAGACAA GTACGTGGGATTCTTGGATATAGAAACTGACACAAACCCGATAGACCGATCCATAGCTCATTTGCTGTTTCACAGACCCTCAGACTCGTCTCTTTCATCAGATCAAGATGTTCTCTCTTATAAATCCCGTCCAATG ATTCCTCAGCCCGACAGTAGTCCGAGCCTGAGGATAGAGAAAGAAGAGGAAACTCAAGAACTTAGAATCGAAGCTGTGGCAAGTGACAACAAGTAG